A DNA window from Paenibacillus sp. HWE-109 contains the following coding sequences:
- the corA gene encoding magnesium/cobalt transporter CorA — translation MIRSLAITKDFKVLHNVPLDQLEDPNIQWYWVDFNNPSEKDALHLKDHFNFHPLAIEDCFYLLQRPKMDHYEQIHFFVMHAINAKTLAAEEVDMFLGSNFIVTFHLHESREIEDAWSRVSEQENLRSEGHIYAAYLVLDNLVDQYFPSVYQIEDQLDDIENNLNSEATEVLMSHIFEIRGKLLKLRRTIVPMRDLLYRVINTDRIDQIRGHLVFFTDIHDHLLKLSEMIESNRDMTADMRDSYISLNSNRMNSIMKTLTVITTIFMPLTFIAGIYGMNFAHMPELEWHWGYFGILLIMFGIGFGMFLWFRKKGWFK, via the coding sequence ATGATTCGCTCCCTTGCCATAACCAAGGACTTCAAAGTCCTTCACAATGTACCCCTTGACCAACTTGAAGATCCGAATATCCAGTGGTATTGGGTTGATTTTAATAATCCCAGTGAGAAGGATGCCTTGCACCTCAAGGATCACTTCAACTTCCATCCTTTAGCCATCGAAGATTGCTTTTATTTGCTGCAGCGCCCCAAAATGGATCATTATGAACAGATTCATTTTTTCGTCATGCATGCGATTAATGCCAAAACACTGGCTGCTGAAGAAGTGGACATGTTTCTCGGGAGCAACTTTATTGTCACGTTCCACCTGCATGAGTCGCGAGAAATCGAAGATGCTTGGAGTCGTGTATCGGAACAAGAGAACCTGCGGAGTGAAGGGCATATTTATGCTGCTTATCTCGTATTGGACAACCTCGTGGATCAATATTTTCCCAGTGTTTATCAAATTGAAGACCAGCTTGACGATATTGAAAACAATTTGAACTCGGAAGCTACCGAAGTGCTGATGAGCCATATTTTCGAAATACGCGGTAAATTATTAAAATTACGTCGTACTATCGTACCTATGCGCGATCTGCTGTACAGAGTCATTAATACGGATCGGATCGATCAAATCCGCGGGCATCTTGTCTTTTTCACGGATATCCATGACCATCTGCTCAAGCTCTCCGAAATGATTGAATCCAATCGCGACATGACCGCAGATATGCGAGACAGCTACATCTCTTTGAATTCCAACCGGATGAACAGCATTATGAAAACATTAACGGTGATTACGACAATCTTCATGCCGCTAACCTTTATTGCTGGTATTTACGGAATGAATTTCGCTCATATGCCCGAGCTCGAGTGGCACTGGGGGTATTTCGGCATCCTGCTCATTATGTTCGGGATCGGATTCGGCATGTTTCTCTGGTTTCGGAAAAAAGGATGGTTTAAATAG